A portion of the Haemorhous mexicanus isolate bHaeMex1 chromosome 3, bHaeMex1.pri, whole genome shotgun sequence genome contains these proteins:
- the LOC132325864 gene encoding taste receptor type 2 member 9-like, with amino-acid sequence MEACHSPQQFNVTSYGAITVAIITLEVFAGLWINAFIICVLCIAWVKKKTLNSNEKILLLLGCSRIPFLCFAWVYHFISKIYPNFLHVQTILQLLASFSTFFNYSNLWVSACLCGFYCIKIANFRNSFFIYLKVKIDRMVPWLLLGSGILALAISVIINVLNETLQRNNITSTCQENFWEVTIRNDKHFFSSYFLAGLVFTTSFMVVILAAVSLLFSLWRHKRTMQTNSMKDLSVDAHIRAMKSVLSFLVMYSINFVCLVLTIIYATKKENIMALLIYIYLCAFPGVHSLILIFSNPKLEKALLKIVASVKCEFLMK; translated from the coding sequence ATGGAAGCTTGTCACTCTCCACAGCAATTCAATGTCACTTCATATGGAGCCATAACTGTGGCCATCATCACCCTGGAGGTGTTTGCAGGCTTGTGGATAAATGCTTTCATTATTTGTGTTCTTTGCATTGCCtgggtgaaaaagaaaaccctgaaCTCTAATGAGAAGATTTTGCTGCTACTGGGATGCTCCAGGATTCCCTTTTTATGCTTCGCATGGGTATACCACTTCATTTCAAAAATTTATCCCAATTTCCTCCATGTTCAAACCATACTACAACTCCTTGCAtctttttcaacattttttaattattccaaCTTGTGGgtctcagcctgtctttgtgGTTTTTACTGCataaaaattgccaatttcagGAACAGCTTCTTCATCTACCTGAAAGTAAAAATTGACAGGATGGTGCCCTGGCTCTTGTTGGGATCAGGGATTTTAGCCTTGGCTATCAGCGTCATTATCAATGTCCTCAATGAAACTCTGCAGAGGAACAACATCACTTCCACCTGCCAAGAAAATTTTTGGGAAGTAACTATCAGAAATGataaacattttttctcttcctatttCCTTGCTGGCCTTGTATTTACTACTTCATTCATGGTAGTCATCCTTGCTgctgtttcccttctcttttctctctggagaCACAAGCGCACGATGCAGACAAACTCCATGAAAGACCTCAGCGTGGATGCCCACATCAGAGCCATGAAATCTGTCCTCTCCTTCTTAGTGATGTACAGCATCAACTTTGTATGCTTGGTCTTGACAATAATTTATgccacaaagaaagaaaatattatggCACTCCTTATATACATATATCTGTGTGCATTTCCAGGTGTTCATTCCCTCATTCTCATTTTCAGCAATCCCAAGCTGGAAAAGGCACTGCTGAAGATTGTTGCCAGTGTGAAGTGTGAGTTTTTAATGAAGTAG
- the LOC132325865 gene encoding taste receptor type 2 member 9-like — MEASLSSQRSNVTSYGVMALAIITLEVFAGMWINSFIICVLCIAWVKRKTLNSSEKILLLLGCSRFWYLCFSWIYVFVSDIFPYFLLVHPIFQLLQGSYSFCNFSNMWVSACLCVFYCIKIANFRNRFFIYLKVKIDRMVPWLLLGSVIFSLIFGILAYDNIDKAVCKSLNFSCQEGLWKATIGIEEHFFPLYFLTGFLSTTSFMVVIFAAVFLLFSLWRHKRTMQTNSMKDLSVDAHIRAMKSILTFLVMYSINFIFLILTLIYSMEYQNHFIVIYLGNLIQHAYPGLHSLILIFSNPKLEKTLLRIVSCVKCKLCMR; from the coding sequence ATGGAAGCTTCTCTCTCTTCACAGCGATCCAATGTCACTTCATATGGAGTCATGGCTTTGGCCATCATCACCCTGGAGGTGTTTGCAGGCATGTGGATAAATTCTTTCATTATTTGTGTGCTTTGCATTGCCTGGGTGAAAAGGAAAACCCTGAACTCCAGTGAAAAgatcttgctgctgctgggatgttCCAGGTTTTGGTATTTGTGCTTCTCATGGATATATGTCTTTGTCTCAGatatttttccctatttcctTCTGGTTCATCCCATATTTCAACTACTTCAAGGTTCTTATAGCTTTTGTAATTTTTCCAACATGTGGGTTTCTGCCTGTCTTTGTGTTTTTTATTGTataaaaattgccaatttcagGAACAGGTTCTTTATTTACCTGAAAGTAAAAATTGACAGGATGGTGCCCTGGCTCTTGTTGGGGTCAGTGATTTTCTCCCTGATTTTTGGAATTCTTGCCTACGACAATATTGATAAAGCTGTCTGTAAAAGCCTCAATTTCTCCTGCCAAGAAGGACTTTGGAAAGCAACTATTGGAATAGAggaacattttttccctctttattttCTCACTGGTTTTTTATCTACCACTTCATTCATGGTAGTcatctttgctgctgttttccttctcttttctctctggagaCACAAGCGCACAATGCAGACAAACTCCATGAAGGACCTCAGCGTGGATGCCCACATCAGAGCCATGAAATCTATTCTTACCTTCTTAGTGATGTACAGCATCAACTTTATATTTTTGATCTTGACTCTAATTTATTCAATGGAGTACCAAAATCACTTTATTGTAATATATCTTGGTAACCTAATTCAGCATGCTTATCCAGGTCTTCATTCCCTTATTCTCATTTTCAGCAATCCCAAGCTGGAAAAGACACTGCTTAGGATTGTCTCCTGTGTGAAGTGCAAGCTTTGCATGAGGTAG
- the LOC132325866 gene encoding taste receptor type 2 member 9-like produces MEAPFSPPQSNVTSYGVMALAIITLEVFAGMWINSFIICVLCIAWVKKKTLNSNEKILLLLGCSRFWYLCFTWIYRFLSKIYPNFLYVQTIRQLVRSLAAFFNYSNLWVTACLCGFYCIKIANFRNSFFIYLKVKIDRMVPWLLLGSEISALVIGIVIGDLNETLQRNNITSTYQGNFWEVSLRKDKHLLSSFLLSGFVFTTSFMVVILAAVSLLFSLWRHKRTMQTNSMKDLSVDAHIRAMKSVLSFLVMYSINFVCLVLTIIYATKKENIMALLIYLYLCAFPGVHSLILIFSNPKLEKALLKIVASVKCEFLMK; encoded by the coding sequence ATGGAAGCTCCTTTCTCTCCACCGCAATCCAATGTCACTTCATACGGAGTCATGGCTTTGGCCATCATCACCCTGGAGGTGTTTGCAGGCATGTGGATAAATTCTTTCATTATTTGTGTGCTTTGCATTGCCtgggtgaaaaagaaaaccctgaaCTCTAATGAGAAGATCTTGCTATTGCTGGGATGTTCCAGGTTTTGGTATTTGTGCTTCACATGGATATACCGCTTCCTTTCAAAAATTTATCCCAATTTCCTTTACGTTCAAACCATACGTCAACTAGTTAGATCATTAGcagcattttttaattattccaaCTTGTGGGTCACAGCTTGTCTTTGTGGTTTCTACTGCataaaaattgccaatttcagGAACAGCTTCTTCATCTACCTGAAAGTAAAAATTGACAGGATGGTGCCCTGGCTCTTGTTGGGCTCAGAGATTTCAGCCTTGGTTATTGGCATCGTTATCGGTGACCTCAATGAAACTCTCCAGAGGAACAACATCACTTCCACCTACCAAGGAAATTTTTGGGAAGTATCTTTGAGAAAGGATAAAcatcttctctcttcttttttactCTCTGGCTTTGTATTTACTACTTCATTCATGGTAGTCATCCTTGCTgctgtttcccttctcttttctctctggagaCACAAGCGCACGATGCAGACAAACTCCATGAAGGACCTTAGCGTGGATGCCCACATCAGAGCCATGAAATCTGTCCTCTCCTTCTTAGTGATGTACAGCATCAATTTTGTATGTTTGGTCTTGACAATAATTTATGCCAcgaagaaagaaaatatcatggcACTCCTTATATACCTATATCTGTGTGCATTTCCAGGTGTTCATTCCCTTATTCTCATTTTCAGCAATCCCAAGCTGGAAAAGGCACTGCTGAAGATTGTTGCCAGTGTGAAGTGTGAGTTTTTAATGAAG